From the genome of Calditrichota bacterium:
GAGGCGAACTCACGTCGTCCCACCGGTCGGCCGTCGATCATCGTCCGCTCCCGCACCGACACCAGATGCGGCGAGGTGTACAACCCGACCTTCAGGCCGTGAGCGGTGAGGATGAATGCCAGCAGCGCCGAGGTCGAGCCCTTGCCTTTGGTCCCTACGACGTGGAGAACCGGATAGCGCCGATGCGGATTGCCAAGCCGGGCCAGTAGTTCACGAAACCGGGCGATGTCGTCGTCGGTGGTGACCATTCGCGGCTCGGGCAAACGCTCGAAGTCAATGAATGAGTTGAGGTAGTCAATGGCCTGCCGGTAGGTCATCGGGGCGCCACGCTTACCACCACCATCCCTGCCGTTCGCGATACCGACCCCGCCGCGGCAAAGTCCAGATGACCCCGGTCATAAAGCCGCCGACATGAGCCCAATGCGCTACATGATCGCCCGGTATTGCAATCCATGCCTGATAGAACTCCAGGACCATCCACATTCCCAAAATAAAGAGGGCGTGAACGCGAAAGAGGATTGGATAAATCACGAGAAGAAACACGCACCGGATACGTGCCATGGGAAACCGGATTAGGTAACTTCCCATCACCCCAGCCACCGCACCCGACGCTCCTATCACTGGCAGTGTCGAATCGAAGCCGGTCAAGAATGCGTGAGTAAAGTTCCCGACAATCCCGGCGAGCAGATAGAGCCCCAGGAATGGCAGCCGTCCGTAGCGGTCTTCGATATTGTCTCCATATAACCACAAGAACCACATATTGCCTATCAAATGCAGCCACCCGCCGTGCAAAAACGTCGAAGTGATAAGGACATAGGGTCGCTGCAGCGCAAGTTCGGGAGTGAATCCGAAATGCTGCACCACGCTTTCGAGCGACTCCGGTATAGCCGTTCGCACGAATAGGTAGGAGTTGACGCCGATGAGAAGCAGGGTCAAGAGCGGAAAACTGCGTGAAGGATTCTCGTCCCGATAGGGAAAGAACATCGGTCAGGCAAGCCGTTTGGTAGGATTGGCGGAGGCTGAATCTGCCGGTTGTATAATCTTCAGAACATACTCGGCGATCTGCAGCGCGTTCGTCGCCGCACCTTTGCGGAGGTTGTCGCCCACGATGAACAATCCTATTCCGTGCCGCCCTCGAATTCGCCGGATGCGACCAACCAGAACATCATCGCTGCCTTGTGCCTGGAGCGGCGTCGGATAACCGTCCGAGGCGGGATCGTCAACCATCCGCAGCCCGGGTGAACCGTCCAGCAGACGACGCATCTCCCCGAGATCGACCGGCTGGGCAAACTCGATATGCACTGCTAGCGAGTGCCCGACCAAAGTCGGCACTCGTAGCGCCGTGGCTTGAACCGGCAAGCGCGGGATCCCAAGTATCCGACGCGTCTCGTAGATCAATTTCGCCTCCTCGCTGCTGGAAGACCCGTGCCGACTGCCGATCCAGGGGATCACATTATAGGCAATCCGGTGCGGATAGACCGACGGTTCCGCATCGTTGTCGGTCAGTTCCCGTGCCAGCGCAGCAATGCCTTTCTTGCCACTGCCAGAAACGCTCTGAAGGGAGACCACATTCACCGACCGGAGGCCATACCGACGATGCAACGGTGCAAGCGTCATCACCAGCGGGATTGTCGTGCAGTTTGGATTGGCAATTATCCCCGACGGCGGGCGGCCATCTTCGCCCTCCTTCAGATACCAATTATCCTGCCCAAGTTGCGATCCGTTCACTTCCGGAACGACCAACGGTGCGTAGGTCTTGTCGCGGTAGTAGGGGGATTTGTCGATCACCAGTGCCCCCCGACGAGCCAACCGCCAGCCCCACTCTCTCGCAACGGTCTCCCCGGCAGCCATAAAAGCCACCTCGACGAGCGGTGGATGACGCTTGCTGAGGCTCTCGATAGCCGCGGTGCCAAAGGGCGTCTCCACCCACCTGCCTGCCGAGCGCTCCGAGGCAAAAAGCCTCAGTTCGCCGACCGGAAAGTTGCGCTCCCGGAGCAACCGGACGACCAACCCTCCGACCGCTCCGGTCGCGCCGATGACTCCCACCACCAGCGGCCTACGGGCTGCCGGGAGCGACTCCATAAAGGGAAAGGACGACTGCGCATCGAGGTCGAACGGACGGCGGTCGAGCAGGTCAGACACGGAAAAGCACCTCCTCGCGGCGGAACATCGTAAATATCAGATAGAAACATATTGCTGACAAGAGCAGATTCACTCCCACTGTGATCGCTACAAGCGACATTTCGCCGGTCCCCGCAAAGGCATTGCGCAGAGTCAACGCCGAGTTGAGTATCGGCACAAAGGCTAGCGAAGTGCTGAACTCCGTCATTGGCATCAGCGACACCATCGAGAGCATCAGCACCACGATTAACATCGGCATCGTATAGGACTGTGCCTCGCGATAAGACTTCGCGAAGAGCGAAATCGTCATCAGCAGAGCTGAGAAGATCGCCGCCAGGGGGACGAGCGCCAGAATGATCTGAAGAAAGGCGATCGCATCGAGGCTGAAGGCAAATCGGCGGGCAATCTCAGCTGCCATGTCTGGCGCCAACTGGACGCTGTAACTGAAGGTAAAAAAGAGGCTGGCAATAGTCAGTCCGAGGGTTACCAGTGCCGCCGTGAAGACAAGCAGGAACTTTCCCAGGACAATGTCCGTCCGGGGCACTCCGGCTGCCAGAAGCGTTTCGAGCGTTCCGCGCTCTTTTTCCCCGGCGGTCATGTCTATTGCCGGATACATCGCTCCGCTAAGCAAGGTCATTATAATAAGATAGGGCAGGAACATTCCAATCCCGTAGCGGCCCATCTCCTCCTTTGACCGCACGTTGCGCTCGACGATGCCGACCGGTTCGACGATACCAGGCGGCAGTCCGTGCCGCTCCAGAATGCCCGCCAGAATGCGGTTCTCAAACGCCCGACAGACCTTGCTCACCCGTCTCAGAGCCAGATTCGACCGCTCCCGCG
Proteins encoded in this window:
- a CDS encoding aspartate-semialdehyde dehydrogenase is translated as MSDLLDRRPFDLDAQSSFPFMESLPAARRPLVVGVIGATGAVGGLVVRLLRERNFPVGELRLFASERSAGRWVETPFGTAAIESLSKRHPPLVEVAFMAAGETVAREWGWRLARRGALVIDKSPYYRDKTYAPLVVPEVNGSQLGQDNWYLKEGEDGRPPSGIIANPNCTTIPLVMTLAPLHRRYGLRSVNVVSLQSVSGSGKKGIAALARELTDNDAEPSVYPHRIAYNVIPWIGSRHGSSSSEEAKLIYETRRILGIPRLPVQATALRVPTLVGHSLAVHIEFAQPVDLGEMRRLLDGSPGLRMVDDPASDGYPTPLQAQGSDDVLVGRIRRIRGRHGIGLFIVGDNLRKGAATNALQIAEYVLKIIQPADSASANPTKRLA
- a CDS encoding ABC transporter permease translates to MRRSNSQLFSRFTRTIYRKELKDILRDRRSLVSMTVVPLLLTPVLIIGTTYFVSSQAKKVAEKKSIVRWSGTQAPDLKEQLRSLEDIDLLDGSDDHETIAALLRDKTIDLAIVVSPDFDTQLASRETSDRKPGVTLFFDETRERSNLALRRVSKVCRAFENRILAGILERHGLPPGIVEPVGIVERNVRSKEEMGRYGIGMFLPYLIIMTLLSGAMYPAIDMTAGEKERGTLETLLAAGVPRTDIVLGKFLLVFTAALVTLGLTIASLFFTFSYSVQLAPDMAAEIARRFAFSLDAIAFLQIILALVPLAAIFSALLMTISLFAKSYREAQSYTMPMLIVVLMLSMVSLMPMTEFSTSLAFVPILNSALTLRNAFAGTGEMSLVAITVGVNLLLSAICFYLIFTMFRREEVLFRV
- a CDS encoding rhomboid family intramembrane serine protease, yielding MFFPYRDENPSRSFPLLTLLLIGVNSYLFVRTAIPESLESVVQHFGFTPELALQRPYVLITSTFLHGGWLHLIGNMWFLWLYGDNIEDRYGRLPFLGLYLLAGIVGNFTHAFLTGFDSTLPVIGASGAVAGVMGSYLIRFPMARIRCVFLLVIYPILFRVHALFILGMWMVLEFYQAWIAIPGDHVAHWAHVGGFMTGVIWTLPRRGRYRERQGWWW